GAAGAGCACCGGTCTTAGCCCAGGACCGACAGCACGGTTCCCCGAGGCACACGAGGCAGAAGAACACGGCAAGTTGGTGTTCAATATATGGGACTTTGATGACGTGAGTGATGCCATGATACAGTCTAGAAAGATAGGTAATGGGGCTGCTGACAAAACCGACAGGTTCAACAGCTCAACAGCAGGAAGATGCCTGGCCCGCAAGTGTGGGATGGCCGCTGAATGTACAGAACTGGCATCTTGGCAATTTGGGGGCGGGTTGGGCAGCGTTCTCGCATTTTTTCCCAAGGAGCCAAGTCAGCAAGCGAGTATGCAGCCAAGAGATTTGACGCGGTGTGACGAACCCatatccagaacctctgaaagggatactagtagaaggcacttctgaacaatcctggttcggtacagctaaacagtgtacaaaAAATgggcttgtctcaatcacaatagtcaAGTTAttaacgattgtgacttgtattgcatactgcggaactgtctatctaacaccggccagttcctccgtatatatagacctcagGATTCTGAACTGATCATGGCCAAGCCGCCCTGATCACGTCCTGACTGGCCTATTCCGTGATCATGGTGATCATCCCCTGATTGGCTAGTTCTTATCTAATCTAACGATTGGCTGAGGGCGTCCCGCGCCTCTCGTACTGTCCGTCctgttggcttaactgtgacaagCTAGCTCAGGGGGTGCTGTAATTGTTGGGGCGTGGAATGTCCAATCTACTTGAAATAAACGTTACATGGCAGGCAGCAATTGTCAAATACGGTATGAGGTGATTATTATATGAGCGAGAGTCTTTAGGTAGTACGGTAAGGCCGGACCTAATAGCTTTAGGTTCTATTACTAAAATAAAGTTTTTGTTAATTGTAAATTGGAATAACTAATTTTGTATACTATCTAATAACCTCTAACTTAGAGTAGTTaagtgttttttttttaacttaaGTTTTCCCATAATGCTAATGTCCTCCAAAAATTGGTATTTTTAAAATATTCTCTTAGTTTTTAtgtaataatatataatattgTTTTgatatctttattattattaattgTAAATTTTTTCTAAGTTATACTTTTTTATGTTCTTGTAATAATtttaaatttaattttaagTTTTTATTTTAGTTAGCTTTCCTATTTTTTAGCTATAATATCGTTTTATAATTTCATAAAcatattaattaataattataaatgTCGACATATTATAATTTTgtttataaaatattaatatttactataataaaCCAAATTATTGaagtattatttatattatagtaaaaTACTACTATTATTAATAGATTAATTAATTAGCTTTTACATTAAACGAAATTTATATATCGTTTCTTTAATAGCTTTTAAAAGTATTAAGAATTTAAacttaataataattaattcAGTAATAAGATTTTACTTATTAATTCTTTAAGTGATAATGTTACTAAAAGATTTTAGTATTTAGGCTTATAAGCTTTATTAAGTAATAAAACTATTAATAAAAGAATCATTAAGATAAATTTCCATAGAGtaatttttatattattttctatttatttaataagctTATAAGTTAACATTAATAAAGTAAATAATTACGTTAATTCTGATATTATATGAGGAGGGTTTCCAAATAGCACGGTAAGGCCAGACCTAGTGGCTCAGGTCCCACTGCCAAGGTGATAGTTTTGCTTATAGTGGGTCAGGATGACCAATCCAACAGCAATATGCTGCTGTTGGTAGCTAGCGTCGGCGATCAATCACATCTTTCCTTCATGTTGTGCAAGGGGCAAAATCCTTGCGGCCGAACGAAAATATTCCCTCCTCTTATCCCCTTCCAGCCCCTCCCAGACATCATCAGTGAACTGCGTGTCATTGTCACTACCTCCTTATCTACTCAACAGCATGGAGTACGATCCATTCAACCCCGAACACCAGCCCAAAAGCGAGCCACAAGTGGCTGTGACGGAGGCCTATACCTTTAACCAAGGCCTAGAGAAACACGAGACCGGATTAGCTCGGAGTCAGGCCTGGTGGCACGCCTGGTGGTTAGAAGTAGTGTCTATGGTTGTCACTATTGGATGCTCAGTCGCCATCATCGCTATTCTCTGTGCATTCAACAGGCGTCCGATTACCGACTGGACCGATAAAAGCAAACTTGCGGAAATCATCAGCCTTCCAACGACGTTGTCTATATTGGCGACAGCTGCGAACGCCACAACCACGCTTGTCCTCGGTAGTGCTATCAGCCAGTACAAATGGGTGTATTTCAAGGCCAAGAATCGTTCGTTGGCTGATCTGGATCTGTTGGACGGGACCAGCAGAGGGACTCTATGGAAATGCCTGGAGCTATTagtgaagaggatgaagacacTGGCGAGCTTAGGTGCTATTGCCATGATCCTGTCACTCGCCGTCGGTCCATTCTATCAACAGACGGTCCAGCTTACCGAGTGGGATGTGCCAAGTGACGACGGGAAGGCCTCATTCGGGCTTGCTCATCAGTACATCGCTAGTGGGCGTCCAAACTTTGCCGCCGGCGGTAGTGCTGACGCCAGTTTGCCAAGTGCCTTCCAAGTTGAAGCTGCAACTGCCGACAGCCCGATGCAGGGTGCAATCTACAGAGGGTTATtcaaccttgatggcccTGCTATATTCAACTGTACCTCGAACTGCACATGGCCAGATCCCGGGGCGAGCAAGCCCTATGTCTCGCTAGGCTTTCGCAGTGATTGTGCGAATGTCACAGAAGCAACTCTGCGTGCTTCAGGGTGGGACGATACCATCGAAGGTTCCCCTCGAGGTATAAATATCACGACACCGGGAAATGTCACATTGGACACCCGCTTCTCGTTCACTTCGTACCAacccgttgttgttgttgcaaGCAAGTCCCTCCTTGGGCACCAAATCAAAAACATCAATACCTCTCCATTCGACTGGACTGGTGATACTGTGGGTCACACTATTGCTCGCATGGCTGTATTTCGATCAGAGTTGGATCCTCGCAACTTTGAACTCGTCAGCAGCAAGATGCAGGTTACCGAATGTGACCTCAGCCTTGTCGCCTATCGCTATTCCGATATCTCTGTATCCGACAGCAAACTCACGATCGGAAAGGAAGAGTTGATTCGGCTTCAGTCTGGCGTTGTAGAAAGACAAGATGACGGGAGGTTCATCGGTGTT
This window of the Podospora pseudoanserina strain CBS 124.78 chromosome 3, whole genome shotgun sequence genome carries:
- a CDS encoding hypothetical protein (EggNog:ENOG503PC70; COG:S); this translates as MEYDPFNPEHQPKSEPQVAVTEAYTFNQGLEKHETGLARSQAWWHAWWLEVVSMVVTIGCSVAIIAILCAFNRRPITDWTDKSKLAEIISLPTTLSILATAANATTTLVLGSAISQYKWVYFKAKNRSLADLDLLDGTSRGTLWKCLELLVKRMKTLASLGAIAMILSLAVGPFYQQTVQLTEWDVPSDDGKASFGLAHQYIASGRPNFAAGGSADASLPSAFQVEAATADSPMQGAIYRGLFNLDGPAIFNCTSNCTWPDPGASKPYVSLGFRSDCANVTEATLRASGWDDTIEGSPRGINITTPGNVTLDTRFSFTSYQPVVVVASKSLLGHQIKNINTSPFDWTGDTVGHTIARMAVFRSELDPRNFELVSSKMQVTECDLSLVAYRYSDISVSDSKLTIGKEELIRLQSGVVERQDDGRFIGVFDTVVDSSGTTIPLKVSLADIGALTLLFTSTRFMGTLYAGEPPDRSRIHRPSGMGDAFLGGDITDQLVIERFERMAESMTLQLRSTSDVTATGISVYSIVHYKVEWAWLVLPLAVQLITLVFFSWVLVRNHHSGLQHWKDSALAVVSHSLQAADEDIHQVEMIGPMHVEKIQELKDWANRTKAKLL